A window of the Patescibacteria group bacterium genome harbors these coding sequences:
- a CDS encoding DUF4012 domain-containing protein, whose amino-acid sequence MPKRKSSRRYLERAKKKRTTCSKNKGAKKKVVGNRKAKAKLKNGMKPNKKQVAGIQRRVFPMSQTYLEPLIGKEEVAFHESKYAPQELTWDQFFESNGQNQEKSYPEETTVGVRDNYFSGGGSKVNLITQKETLTDFIISLPRDFLLFYKNILKALSKFVYEEAFLFGQMVQWNLETMGRAPLRIVGGILLLVLFGLSIFEKILSPLIKLVVRFVEFASWSCQNYCYVLRRIYGRIFRFFRRDVFVKPQPPLGWGRAVAAFIGICLAIILPFQSYLYLTKLKKTQGLVLGAATSAYEHLQNAEQATTGFDFGQAHQEFKIANQDFNSAKDELNQLDFLISGMLKVLPQGISANHLLEAGQAVAAAGEHLMYGLNFMITGTEQALTTEQGQETEVYKTDLATKLLTLEQSLDQAYPLITSARYNLQEVAQDAIPEANQESFKKIKDKVEQLEAAIGKLRSFTLVLGEILGVHGSRRYLVIFQNEAEIRPTGGFIGSFALIDVAQGNIKKLEIPGGGPYDLQGSLLKRVAPPRPLQKINGLWQLQDANWFPDFPTSAEKIIWFYENSGGPSVDGVIALNSGLVSDLLEIIGPIEMLEYGKVIDAQNFQQETQLAVEVEYDREENKPKQFIADLTPKLLNSLLTISVEQAFQLLTLIDKSLSEKRVLFYFLNPELQEEVCSRDWAGQIKSIGPEDDYLFVVNTNIGGGKTDNVIEQKIYHQTEISAIDGRIINTVTIQRTHKGVGEDIFLSQENINYIRVYVPRGSVLLEGQGFTPLGPGHFRDLEENIEEDIDLKEIEGQVLVDELTGTRITNEFGKTVFGNWIILEPGETAICKFRYRLPFTFNLYSDASESSGDGLLTKISQKLNPTLTASAYTLLVQKQPGSKYDQLESSLIFPADLSVSWLYPIDESIGQYKNSIKFKSILNTDKYFGAVLRPLSSRPSEE is encoded by the coding sequence ATGCCAAAGAGAAAATCATCCCGCCGTTATTTAGAGCGGGCTAAAAAGAAGAGAACAACTTGTTCCAAGAATAAGGGGGCGAAAAAGAAGGTAGTGGGAAACAGAAAAGCCAAGGCAAAACTAAAAAATGGAATGAAGCCCAACAAAAAGCAAGTGGCTGGAATTCAACGCCGGGTTTTTCCAATGTCCCAAACTTATCTAGAGCCCCTGATTGGCAAGGAGGAGGTCGCCTTTCATGAGAGCAAATACGCGCCGCAGGAATTAACCTGGGACCAGTTTTTTGAGTCTAATGGGCAAAACCAAGAGAAATCTTATCCTGAAGAAACTACGGTGGGTGTTAGAGATAATTATTTTTCTGGCGGCGGTTCTAAGGTTAATCTTATTACTCAAAAAGAAACTTTAACAGATTTCATAATCTCTCTTCCCAGAGATTTTTTACTGTTTTATAAAAATATTCTCAAAGCTTTATCAAAATTTGTTTATGAAGAGGCATTTTTGTTTGGTCAAATGGTCCAATGGAATTTGGAAACCATGGGTCGGGCTCCTTTGAGAATTGTTGGTGGAATTCTTTTGCTTGTTTTGTTTGGGTTATCTATTTTTGAGAAGATTTTGTCGCCCCTTATCAAATTAGTCGTTCGTTTTGTCGAGTTTGCATCTTGGAGTTGCCAAAATTATTGCTATGTTCTGCGACGGATATACGGACGCATTTTTAGATTCTTTAGAAGAGATGTTTTTGTAAAACCCCAGCCGCCGCTTGGTTGGGGTCGGGCTGTGGCTGCTTTTATTGGGATTTGTTTGGCCATAATTTTACCGTTTCAGTCCTACTTATATCTAACCAAACTAAAAAAAACCCAAGGCCTGGTTTTAGGAGCAGCCACCTCGGCTTACGAACATTTGCAAAATGCCGAGCAGGCCACTACGGGTTTTGATTTTGGCCAAGCTCACCAGGAATTTAAAATCGCTAATCAAGATTTTAACTCGGCCAAAGACGAGTTAAATCAACTTGATTTTCTAATATCCGGCATGCTTAAAGTATTGCCCCAAGGCATTAGCGCCAATCATTTACTGGAAGCGGGTCAGGCAGTAGCTGCGGCTGGGGAGCATTTGATGTATGGTTTAAATTTTATGATTACCGGCACAGAGCAGGCTTTAACCACGGAACAAGGCCAGGAAACCGAAGTTTATAAAACCGACTTGGCCACGAAACTGCTTACTTTGGAACAAAGTCTGGACCAAGCTTATCCCTTGATTACCAGTGCCCGGTATAATTTGCAAGAAGTGGCTCAAGACGCAATACCCGAGGCTAATCAGGAAAGCTTTAAGAAAATAAAGGATAAGGTTGAACAACTGGAGGCGGCTATAGGAAAATTGCGTTCTTTTACTCTAGTTTTAGGAGAAATTTTGGGGGTCCATGGTTCGCGTCGTTATTTGGTGATTTTTCAGAACGAGGCCGAAATTCGTCCTACTGGCGGATTTATAGGCAGTTTTGCTTTGATAGATGTTGCCCAGGGCAACATAAAAAAACTGGAAATTCCCGGGGGCGGACCCTATGATCTTCAAGGTTCACTCCTGAAACGCGTGGCTCCGCCAAGGCCCTTGCAAAAGATCAATGGGCTTTGGCAGCTGCAGGATGCCAATTGGTTCCCGGATTTTCCAACTTCAGCTGAAAAAATAATTTGGTTTTATGAAAATTCGGGCGGGCCTTCGGTTGATGGAGTGATTGCTTTAAATTCGGGGTTGGTTTCGGACCTTCTGGAGATTATCGGGCCCATAGAAATGTTGGAGTATGGCAAAGTGATTGATGCCCAAAATTTTCAGCAAGAAACCCAGCTTGCCGTTGAGGTGGAATATGATCGAGAAGAGAATAAGCCTAAGCAATTTATTGCTGATTTAACGCCAAAACTTTTAAATAGCTTACTCACCATTTCCGTAGAGCAGGCATTCCAGTTGTTGACTTTGATAGACAAGAGTCTTAGTGAAAAAAGGGTGCTTTTTTATTTTCTAAACCCCGAGCTGCAGGAAGAGGTCTGTAGCCGAGATTGGGCCGGACAGATTAAGTCCATAGGGCCAGAGGACGATTATTTATTCGTGGTTAATACTAATATTGGCGGCGGTAAAACCGATAACGTTATTGAACAAAAGATATATCATCAAACCGAGATCTCTGCCATTGATGGCAGGATTATTAATACCGTAACTATTCAGCGGACCCACAAAGGGGTAGGCGAAGATATTTTTCTGTCCCAGGAAAATATAAATTATATCAGGGTTTATGTACCGCGGGGAAGCGTGCTTTTAGAGGGTCAGGGCTTTACCCCCCTAGGTCCTGGTCATTTTAGAGACTTGGAAGAAAACATTGAGGAGGATATTGACCTTAAAGAAATCGAGGGCCAGGTCCTTGTGGACGAACTGACAGGCACCCGCATTACTAATGAATTTGGAAAGACGGTTTTTGGCAATTGGATAATTTTGGAGCCGGGCGAGACCGCAATTTGTAAATTTAGATATCGTCTGCCGTTTACCTTCAATCTCTATTCTGATGCTAGTGAAAGTTCCGGTGATGGATTGCTGACTAAGATATCACAGAAGCTGAATCCGACATTGACTGCCAGTGCTTATACTCTTTTGGTGCAAAAACAGCCGGGCAGTAAATATGATCAGCTGGAAAGCTCTTTGATTTTTCCGGCAGACTTGTCTGTCAGCTGGCTTTACCCAATAGACGAAAGC
- a CDS encoding glycosyltransferase family 4 protein, producing the protein MRIAIDARLYGPAKNKGLGRYVEQLVKNLELVDPEPEQSSVQGKSNEYIILLRKDNWDEYQPRSLNFKKVLADYKWYSLTEQIFLPIKLWRLKVDLVHFPHFNVPLLYRGKFVVTIHDLIMYKFPNERATTRNKFLYKIKYWLHGVVVKSAVKRAEQIIAVSKHTKRDLVKEFGIVENKISVIYLGYEVSQEQETRNKKQETNEVLIKFNIRKPYLLYVGNAYPHKNLERLIKAFESVRLKYPNLQLMLVGKDDYFYEQLKQFSNLTMKQWNNEVIFTNHISNGGLTELYKNASVYVFPSLYEGFGLPGLEAMSYGLPVASSKASCLPEIYGEAALYFKPTDINDMTEKICQIIEDESLREELINKGLEQIKKYSWEGCARQTLETYAHLLNHGKAV; encoded by the coding sequence ATGCGCATTGCCATCGACGCCCGCCTCTACGGCCCCGCTAAAAATAAGGGTCTGGGCCGGTATGTTGAACAATTAGTCAAAAACCTTGAGCTCGTTGACCCTGAACCAGAGCAGAGCTCGGTTCAGGGCAAGTCCAATGAGTACATTATTTTGTTACGTAAAGATAATTGGGACGAGTATCAACCCAGAAGTTTAAATTTTAAAAAAGTGTTAGCTGATTACAAATGGTATTCATTGACAGAACAGATTTTTTTGCCGATTAAATTATGGCGGCTGAAAGTTGATTTAGTGCATTTTCCGCATTTTAATGTGCCGTTATTATATCGGGGAAAGTTTGTGGTAACGATTCATGATTTGATAATGTATAAATTTCCAAATGAGCGGGCAACGACTAGGAATAAATTTTTATATAAAATTAAGTATTGGTTGCATGGGGTGGTAGTTAAGTCAGCCGTGAAACGCGCGGAGCAGATTATTGCGGTGTCTAAACATACAAAGCGTGATTTGGTAAAAGAATTTGGAATAGTTGAGAATAAAATTAGTGTGATTTATCTTGGATATGAGGTGAGTCAAGAACAAGAAACAAGAAACAAGAAACAAGAAACAAATGAAGTTTTAATTAAATTTAATATCAGGAAGCCGTATCTTTTGTATGTTGGGAATGCTTATCCGCATAAGAATTTGGAGCGGTTGATTAAGGCGTTTGAGTCGGTGAGATTGAAATATCCAAATTTACAGTTAATGTTAGTTGGCAAGGATGATTATTTTTATGAACAATTAAAACAATTTAGCAATTTAACAATGAAACAATGGAACAATGAAGTCATCTTCACAAACCACATCTCAAACGGTGGACTCACAGAACTTTATAAAAACGCATCAGTCTACGTTTTCCCATCATTATACGAAGGTTTTGGCTTGCCGGGCCTGGAAGCTATGAGCTATGGCTTGCCCGTGGCATCATCCAAGGCCTCATGTTTACCGGAGATTTATGGAGAAGCGGCGTTGTATTTTAAGCCAACCGATATTAATGACATGACCGAAAAGATTTGTCAGATTATTGAAGATGAGTCTTTACGTGAAGAATTGATAAACAAAGGCTTGGAACAGATAAAAAAATATAGTTGGGAAGGGTGTGCTAGGCAGACACTTGAGACTTATGCACATTTACTGAACCACGGGAAAGCTGTATAA
- a CDS encoding glycosyltransferase family 4 protein translates to MRRPVFVGYIKLSYLKIFVKMRIAIDIRSLLEPCMSGIGEYSYNVLKRILEADKENQFNLFYNIRHSVKTKPPKFDYPNVKTLGYQYPNRWLNLSLRYFGRPRLEKLSGDPDLMWFPNFGFMNFNIKVPYVLTVHDLSFERYPEFFTPAHRLWHKLIDCRRMARGAAKIIAVSENTKNDLIELYGISNDKIDVIYEGVGEEYFKETEKLSHSTNSGQENKEIKDDANMRKVVGKYDLPEEFILFLGTIEPRKNIEAIIRAFDKVCNTPQAPSLKLILAGGKGWNNEQIYDIYKQAKHRDKIKFIGYVDKEDKPALYSLASLFVFPSIYEGFGLPPLEAMACGTAVIASNASSLPEVVEDAGLLVDPYNVNELAEAMRVMLGDDKLRQDFIEKGREQVKKFLWRSCADRTLEVINRVGGLF, encoded by the coding sequence GTGAGACGGCCAGTTTTCGTGGGTTATATAAAATTATCATATCTAAAAATTTTTGTCAAGATGCGCATCGCCATTGATATTCGTTCCCTTTTAGAGCCCTGCATGAGTGGGATAGGCGAATATAGTTACAATGTATTAAAGCGAATTTTAGAAGCTGATAAAGAAAATCAGTTTAATTTGTTTTATAATATTCGGCATTCGGTAAAAACTAAACCACCTAAGTTTGACTACCCCAATGTGAAAACTCTTGGATATCAATATCCAAATCGCTGGCTGAATTTGTCTTTGAGGTATTTTGGTCGGCCAAGACTGGAAAAGTTGAGTGGTGACCCAGATTTGATGTGGTTTCCTAATTTTGGATTTATGAATTTTAATATTAAAGTGCCTTATGTTTTGACAGTGCATGATTTAAGTTTTGAGCGGTATCCGGAGTTTTTTACGCCGGCGCATCGGCTTTGGCATAAGTTGATTGATTGTCGGAGGATGGCGCGGGGAGCGGCAAAGATTATTGCGGTGAGCGAAAATACTAAGAATGACTTGATTGAATTATACGGGATTTCTAATGATAAGATTGATGTGATTTACGAAGGTGTGGGTGAGGAATATTTTAAAGAAACAGAGAAATTAAGCCATTCGACAAACTCAGGCCAGGAAAATAAAGAAATAAAGGACGACGCGAATATGCGAAAAGTTGTGGGGAAGTATGATTTACCGGAGGAATTTATTTTGTTTTTGGGAACCATTGAACCAAGGAAAAATATAGAGGCCATAATCAGGGCTTTTGACAAAGTTTGCAACACGCCCCAAGCCCCAAGCCTCAAGCTTATACTAGCCGGGGGGAAAGGTTGGAATAATGAGCAAATATATGACATTTATAAACAAGCTAAACATCGTGATAAAATTAAATTTATTGGGTATGTTGATAAAGAAGACAAACCAGCGCTTTATAGCTTGGCCTCGCTTTTTGTATTTCCTTCAATTTACGAGGGGTTTGGCTTGCCGCCGTTGGAGGCCATGGCTTGCGGCACAGCAGTGATTGCGAGTAATGCCTCGTCTTTGCCAGAGGTGGTGGAGGATGCCGGGTTGTTGGTTGACCCGTATAATGTGAATGAGTTGGCGGAGGCGATGCGGGTGATGTTGGGGGATGATAAGTTGAGACAGGATTTTATAGAAAAGGGGAGAGAGCAGGTGAAGAAATTTTTATGGCGAAGTTGCGCTGATAGGACATTAGAAGTGATAAATAGGGTTGGCGGGTTATTTTAG
- a CDS encoding glycosyltransferase produces the protein MKIALAHDHLNQLGGAEKVLFAFHEVYPRAPIYTLIHDSRSARGVFDKLNIKTSFLQKMPGGLRHMRWYLSWMPAAFESLDLTGYDVVLSDASAFAKGAIVSSGSLHICYCHTPTRYLWSDTHQYVKELKQGWLIKKILPLVLNKLRAWDYQAAQRVDNFIANSCNVQKRIKKYYRRESDVIYPPVEVEHFKIADELGKYYLIGGRLVSYKRFDLAIKAFNKLGIPLKIFGTGPEEEKLRKMAKNNIEFLGQVSDNKKAELYSRALGFIHPHEEDFGITAVESMAAGRPVIAYKKGGALETVIDGETGVFFEEQEWEALADAVIRFEPSNFDPVKIREHALGFGKDRFKREMVEFVEKKWKEFQAG, from the coding sequence ATGAAAATAGCATTAGCGCATGACCATCTAAATCAACTTGGAGGAGCGGAAAAGGTTCTTTTTGCTTTTCATGAAGTTTACCCCAGGGCGCCGATTTATACTTTAATCCACGACTCACGAAGCGCTCGCGGGGTTTTTGATAAATTAAATATTAAGACATCTTTTTTGCAAAAAATGCCTGGAGGATTGCGTCACATGCGGTGGTATTTATCTTGGATGCCAGCAGCTTTTGAGAGTTTGGATTTGACTGGTTATGATGTGGTTTTATCTGATGCTTCGGCGTTTGCCAAGGGCGCTATTGTTAGCTCTGGTAGCTTGCATATTTGTTATTGTCATACACCGACACGGTATTTATGGAGCGATACTCATCAATATGTTAAGGAATTAAAACAAGGATGGCTTATAAAAAAAATTTTACCGTTGGTTTTAAATAAGCTTCGCGCTTGGGATTATCAAGCAGCGCAACGAGTTGATAATTTTATTGCTAATTCTTGCAATGTCCAAAAAAGAATTAAAAAATATTATCGCCGAGAGAGTGATGTTATATATCCGCCAGTGGAAGTGGAGCATTTTAAAATTGCGGATGAATTGGGAAAATATTATTTGATTGGCGGACGGTTGGTTTCATATAAACGATTTGATTTAGCAATAAAAGCTTTTAATAAATTGGGCATTCCGTTGAAAATTTTTGGAACCGGGCCGGAAGAAGAAAAGTTGAGGAAGATGGCCAAGAATAACATTGAATTTTTAGGTCAAGTGTCTGATAATAAAAAAGCCGAGCTTTATTCCCGGGCTTTGGGTTTTATCCATCCGCACGAAGAAGATTTTGGGATTACCGCAGTGGAATCAATGGCGGCTGGCCGGCCAGTGATTGCCTACAAAAAGGGCGGGGCTTTAGAGACAGTGATTGACGGTGAAACTGGTGTATTTTTTGAAGAGCAGGAATGGGAGGCCTTGGCGGACGCGGTGATTAGGTTTGAGCCGTCAAATTTTGATCCTGTTAAAATCCGAGAACATGCTTTGGGATTTGGTAAAGACAGGTTTAAGAGGGAAATGGTGGAATTTGTGGAGAAAAAGTGGAAAGAGTTTCAGGCAGGATAA
- a CDS encoding sugar transferase, whose translation MKKSELTFSVVLVPLDYIMILLAGMSAYFLRYSKFYQENIREIVFDLPFNGYFATILGVGIFWVGIFALTGLYTIGVRRKFIDEFSKIFVGCSAGLALITFLVFFKRELFDSRFIVLAAWILAILYVSIGRFIMRKIQQYFVKRGYGIKRVVVIGNDKTTKNIIFEIENNLSLGFKIVKFFEELNESVRDKIGNMDKEVDEVILADPNISRRESLKLLDICNELHITYKYAADIFNARTINVDITMMNSIPVIEIKRTPLDGWGRVVKRIFDIFGSLFFIILLSPVMIIAAIAIKLDSRGPIFFTYSRIGEQGKPFTFIKFRSMTKNAHKLRFDEEFLKEQENMRDGTPMMKFKNDPRITRVGKFIRKTSIDELPNFFCSLIGTMSLVGPRPHEPEEVEKYQKRHKKVLTLKPGITGLAQISGRSDLDFEDEVKLDTYYIENWSLKLDLQILFKTPFVVLRKRVRG comes from the coding sequence ATGAAAAAGTCAGAACTCACATTTTCAGTGGTCCTTGTCCCCTTGGACTATATTATGATTTTGCTGGCAGGAATGTCAGCGTATTTTTTGCGTTATTCAAAGTTTTATCAGGAGAATATTAGAGAGATTGTTTTTGACTTGCCATTTAACGGTTATTTTGCGACTATTTTAGGGGTGGGAATTTTTTGGGTGGGGATTTTTGCTTTGACGGGGCTTTATACGATTGGAGTAAGGCGAAAGTTTATTGATGAATTTTCTAAGATTTTTGTGGGTTGCAGCGCGGGTTTGGCCTTGATAACTTTTTTAGTGTTTTTTAAGCGCGAACTTTTTGATTCGCGTTTTATTGTTTTGGCGGCTTGGATTTTGGCAATTTTATATGTGAGCATTGGCAGATTTATTATGCGGAAAATCCAACAATATTTTGTTAAAAGGGGATATGGAATAAAAAGAGTGGTGGTTATTGGTAATGACAAAACAACTAAAAATATTATTTTTGAGATAGAAAATAATTTATCGCTTGGTTTTAAAATTGTAAAATTTTTTGAGGAGCTGAATGAATCAGTTCGAGACAAAATTGGAAATATGGACAAAGAGGTTGACGAAGTAATTTTGGCTGATCCTAATATCTCGCGAAGAGAATCTTTAAAGCTTCTTGATATTTGCAATGAACTTCATATCACTTATAAATATGCGGCTGATATTTTTAACGCCAGGACTATAAATGTTGATATTACGATGATGAATAGTATTCCAGTGATTGAGATAAAGAGAACTCCGCTTGATGGTTGGGGGCGGGTAGTAAAGCGTATTTTTGATATTTTTGGTTCGCTTTTTTTTATAATTTTACTTTCTCCGGTTATGATTATTGCGGCAATCGCGATTAAGCTTGATAGCCGGGGGCCGATATTTTTTACTTACAGCCGAATCGGCGAGCAAGGCAAGCCGTTTACTTTTATTAAATTTCGTTCAATGACAAAGAATGCTCATAAACTGAGGTTTGACGAGGAGTTTTTAAAAGAACAAGAAAATATGCGTGATGGCACTCCAATGATGAAATTCAAGAATGATCCTCGTATTACGCGAGTTGGAAAGTTTATCCGCAAGACATCAATTGACGAGTTGCCTAATTTTTTCTGTTCGCTTATTGGAACTATGAGTTTGGTCGGCCCGCGGCCGCATGAGCCGGAAGAAGTGGAAAAATATCAAAAGCGCCATAAAAAAGTTCTAACTTTGAAGCCGGGCATTACCGGTTTGGCGCAGATTTCGGGGCGGAGCGATTTGGACTTTGAAGACGAGGTAAAATTAGACACTTATTATATTGAAAATTGGAGTTTGAAACTAGATTTGCAGATTTTATTTAAGACGCCGTTCGTTGTTCTTCGGAAACGTGTAAGGGGGTAA
- a CDS encoding GIY-YIG nuclease family protein: MFYVYVLKSIKVGKFYIGFTENLKRRILEHKTGQVKSTRNWLPLELVYYEAYKSKKDALIRERRLKHFKNGYKELRKRIVNSVEL, encoded by the coding sequence ATGTTCTATGTTTATGTTTTAAAAAGCATCAAAGTAGGTAAGTTTTATATAGGTTTTACGGAAAATTTGAAGAGGCGGATATTAGAACATAAGACGGGACAAGTAAAGTCCACTCGAAATTGGTTGCCATTAGAACTTGTATATTATGAAGCTTATAAAAGTAAAAAGGATGCATTGATTAGAGAAAGGAGACTAAAACATTTTAAGAATGGTTATAAGGAATTACGTAAAAGAATTGTGAATAGTGTTGAGCTATAG
- a CDS encoding trp operon repressor, with amino-acid sequence MAKYDPNNLSKKHRDALLNELSAILFKLESPKEIYNFLKDLLTESEEVMIARRLQIAKMLLNDCTYEDIKSKLKVGYDNIKNVKYFLDFGWGGYLKAVNSKKKLKP; translated from the coding sequence ATGGCTAAATATGACCCAAACAACCTTTCTAAAAAACATCGAGATGCGTTATTAAATGAGCTAAGCGCCATTCTTTTTAAATTAGAAAGTCCAAAAGAAATTTATAATTTTTTAAAAGACCTTTTAACCGAGAGTGAAGAAGTGATGATTGCTCGAAGATTACAGATTGCTAAAATGTTGTTGAATGATTGCACATATGAAGATATTAAGTCAAAACTCAAAGTTGGATATGACAATATAAAAAATGTTAAGTACTTTCTTGATTTTGGCTGGGGCGGATATTTGAAAGCGGTGAATAGTAAGAAGAAGTTGAAACCTTGA
- a CDS encoding ribonuclease HI family protein: MPKKLKIYTDGGARGNPGPAAYGVVIYDEGGKKIGEYSKYIGETTNNQAEYQAVDFAMQKAKELKDSAIQHNSSRSDSRSATGPSEIEIYSDSELIVNQLNQKYKVKNQELGKWFLKIWNLRQGIGRVSFIHVPRSKNKEADRLVNEELDRKAG, translated from the coding sequence ATGCCAAAAAAACTAAAAATTTATACCGACGGCGGAGCAAGGGGTAACCCTGGTCCAGCTGCTTATGGTGTTGTTATTTATGATGAAGGTGGCAAGAAAATTGGTGAATATTCAAAATATATTGGTGAGACAACAAATAATCAGGCAGAATATCAAGCGGTTGATTTTGCTATGCAAAAAGCCAAGGAACTTAAGGATAGCGCCATTCAACACAATTCCTCTCGGTCTGACTCGAGGTCCGCGACAGGGCCTTCGGAGATTGAAATTTATTCAGACAGTGAGTTGATTGTTAATCAGCTAAACCAAAAATATAAAGTTAAAAATCAAGAATTAGGCAAGTGGTTTTTAAAGATTTGGAATTTGCGGCAGGGGATTGGGAGGGTGAGTTTTATTCATGTGCCCAGGAGTAAGAACAAGGAAGCGGATAGGTTGGTTAATGAGGAGTTGGATAGGAAGGCAGGATAG
- the recJ gene encoding single-stranded-DNA-specific exonuclease RecJ produces the protein MQKQWKIKEKISDKIKNEFPEVNSIILQLLYNRGLTKQKDVDEFLNPDYGQDSHDPFLFKDMEKAVARIGQAIERDDKVLVYGDYDADGVCSSVVLYEIFKKLDLDVEVYLPHREKEGYGLNMKACDYIIGQGVKLAVTVDCGISNKDEIKKLQDAGIDVIILDHHHPPAKLPKAYAIIDAKVEGEIYPFKELAGVGVAFKFVQALVSKGKLKQGQEKWFLDLVALATVADCCSLLGENRTLVKWGMVVLNKTKRLGLQELIKAAGRELGKIDTYAIGYQLAPRINAAGRMNHANGAFKLLISKNAAEAEKLALGLNKENVERQKLTDRMVTEAKAQIEPFREEAKLIFVINPEKGDWPPGVVGLVAGKLCEQYHRPTLALGRSEDGKLVGSGRSIDEFNIIKAVTEASEYLSHFGGHSGACGFTIKSDGDTEPFKQKMIEIAESQLKDIEPSPVLEVDAQVGLREVSWELFEQLENFEPFGDDNLKPRFLAKDLEVADFSAVGSDGKHMRLMLNQCEVKNRKTIGFGFGDWCGRLKVGDKVDMVFEVDVNEWNGNRELQMKIVDMKLVTGH, from the coding sequence ATGCAAAAACAATGGAAAATTAAAGAAAAAATCAGCGATAAAATAAAAAACGAGTTCCCAGAGGTGAACTCGATTATTTTACAATTGCTTTATAATCGCGGGTTGACTAAGCAAAAAGATGTTGATGAATTTTTAAATCCAGATTATGGCCAGGATAGCCATGATCCTTTTTTGTTTAAAGACATGGAGAAAGCAGTGGCTAGGATTGGGCAGGCAATTGAACGCGATGATAAAGTATTAGTCTATGGCGATTATGACGCTGATGGCGTGTGCAGCAGCGTGGTGTTGTATGAGATATTTAAGAAATTGGATTTGGATGTGGAAGTGTATTTACCGCATCGGGAGAAAGAGGGCTATGGTTTAAACATGAAAGCGTGCGATTATATTATTGGACAAGGAGTAAAATTAGCAGTAACAGTGGATTGCGGGATCAGTAATAAAGATGAGATTAAAAAATTGCAGGATGCCGGTATTGATGTGATAATTTTAGACCATCATCATCCGCCAGCAAAATTACCCAAGGCATACGCAATTATTGATGCTAAAGTTGAGGGAGAAATTTATCCATTTAAAGAGTTAGCAGGAGTGGGGGTGGCGTTTAAATTTGTGCAAGCGTTAGTCAGTAAAGGTAAGCTGAAACAAGGGCAGGAAAAATGGTTTTTGGATTTGGTGGCCTTGGCAACCGTGGCTGATTGCTGTTCTTTGCTTGGCGAGAATCGGACTTTAGTAAAATGGGGAATGGTGGTTTTAAATAAGACAAAACGGCTTGGTTTGCAGGAGCTGATTAAGGCCGCAGGCAGAGAACTGGGCAAGATTGATACTTATGCGATTGGGTATCAACTTGCGCCTAGGATCAATGCGGCCGGTCGGATGAATCACGCGAATGGAGCTTTTAAATTATTGATATCTAAAAATGCGGCAGAAGCCGAGAAATTAGCTTTGGGCTTAAACAAAGAAAATGTTGAGCGCCAAAAACTGACTGACAGGATGGTGACCGAAGCGAAAGCCCAAATTGAGCCCTTCCGTGAAGAGGCAAAATTAATTTTTGTTATCAATCCAGAGAAAGGGGATTGGCCGCCCGGAGTTGTCGGGTTAGTCGCGGGAAAACTATGCGAGCAGTACCATCGGCCGACATTAGCCCTAGGCAGAAGCGAGGACGGGAAACTTGTTGGTTCTGGCCGTTCAATTGACGAGTTTAATATTATTAAGGCCGTGACAGAGGCGAGCGAATATTTATCTCATTTTGGGGGGCATTCCGGCGCTTGCGGATTTACTATAAAATCGGATGGCGATACAGAACCGTTTAAACAAAAAATGATAGAAATTGCCGAAAGTCAGCTTAAAGATATTGAACCAAGTCCGGTATTGGAGGTTGATGCTCAAGTTGGATTAAGGGAAGTAAGCTGGGAATTATTTGAGCAATTAGAAAATTTTGAGCCGTTTGGCGATGATAATCTTAAACCCCGATTTTTGGCAAAAGATTTGGAAGTGGCTGATTTTTCAGCAGTGGGCAGTGATGGCAAACATATGAGGTTGATGTTGAATCAATGCGAGGTTAAGAATCGAAAGACGATTGGATTTGGCTTTGGTGATTGGTGCGGGCGACTTAAAGTAGGCGATAAGGTAGATATGGTGTTTGAGGTTGATGTGAATGAGTGGAACGGGAATCGGGAATTGCAGATGAAGATTGTGGATATGAAATTAGTAACTGGTCACTAG